The proteins below come from a single Nostoc sp. KVJ3 genomic window:
- a CDS encoding ATP-binding protein, producing the protein MHSFTLQVSKLTKNVQLRHILVVPFVLQISLAVGLTGWLSIHNGQRAVNEVAIQLRNEITARIQQYLQIYVETPHKINQLNANAIQLGEVDIQKLSTLEQHLWYQLKTFDTVTAVYLASEYGEHVAVQRADDGQFQVKLSGKSTGNEIRIYAADQPGHYTKLLRVKPNYDPRTRPWYQSAVKSKTANWGGIYKLFATPKYVLNASLPIYDRQENLLGVAAVDFSLTGISQYLRSLKIGRTGETFILECQTGLLVGSSAAQQPYVIENPTVPITDQNPVRVQAIASSDILTRRTAEYLQQHFGKLTQITEKQQLDFDIEGQRQFLQIVPMKNKQGLDWLIVVVVPERDFMDQINANTRSTIVLCVCAFALATGLGFLTAGWITQPILRLGSTARAIAGGNLDQKVSVNSTTELNSLAESFNLMAHQLRESFLALARTNEELESRVTQRTRELGEKNAQLQREIRVSEAAQRGRKNVEAALKTSEAELRLMFAAMTDMVVVFDAEGRYQKYVQTKYVLTQSFAYKPDIDRIGKKVDEVLPKEIANLIVDAIQQALHLKEEPRNPDGSRKNVFVEYHLLNKNRETWFLASVSPLSDNTVLWVARDITKLKKTEAALKQAKETADAANLAKSQFLSNMSHELRTPLNIILGFTQLLLRNRSLDSQQQEYLDTINRSGEDLLTLINDVLEMSKIEAGRVILSETNFDLYGLLDRLQQMFALKARSRGLQLILERSPAIPQYICADESKLRQVLVNLLGNAIKFTQIGQVTLRVETPNQNITPNEPITLNFSVEDTGCGIANSDFNRLFEPFVQTEAGQKAQEGTGLGLPISQRFVQLMGGDIRVNSTLGKGSIFTFDIRTRTVIMDTLPMSAPIRQIIGLEKGQPSYRILIVEDKLENRRLLVELLTPIGFEVREAVNGQAAIDLWQSWSPHLIWMDLRMPIMNGFEATKQIKAAIAQAPVIIALTGSAFEEDRLTAMSVGFDDFVRKPFRTTVIFEKMAEYLGVRYIYADELENQEKASWPSNASSFTPDLLTVADLSVMPSDWIEQLHQAALRINAKEVLMLIKQIPEQHAHLIKALTNLVDCFCFEEIIALGTSKKSK; encoded by the coding sequence ATGCATTCTTTTACCCTTCAAGTTTCAAAACTGACTAAAAATGTACAGTTGCGCCACATTCTTGTAGTGCCGTTCGTGCTGCAAATTTCCCTAGCTGTAGGACTAACCGGGTGGTTATCAATACACAATGGGCAACGGGCAGTCAATGAAGTTGCAATCCAACTCCGAAATGAAATCACGGCTCGAATTCAGCAGTATCTGCAAATATATGTTGAAACGCCTCATAAAATAAATCAACTAAATGCTAATGCCATCCAACTGGGTGAAGTTGATATTCAAAAACTATCAACATTAGAACAACACCTTTGGTATCAATTGAAGACCTTTGACACGGTGACAGCAGTTTACCTTGCGTCAGAATATGGTGAACACGTTGCAGTTCAAAGGGCGGATGATGGACAGTTTCAGGTGAAACTTTCAGGTAAGTCTACTGGGAATGAAATTCGGATTTATGCCGCAGATCAACCAGGACATTACACTAAACTTTTAAGAGTCAAGCCGAATTACGATCCGCGGACTCGTCCTTGGTATCAATCGGCAGTTAAGTCTAAAACAGCCAACTGGGGGGGAATTTATAAACTGTTTGCCACACCCAAATATGTGCTGAATGCCAGCTTACCCATTTACGATCGCCAGGAAAATCTGCTAGGCGTTGCTGCTGTGGATTTTTCCCTGACTGGGATTAGTCAATATCTGCGGAGTCTCAAAATTGGGCGAACGGGCGAAACTTTCATCTTAGAATGCCAAACAGGGTTACTGGTTGGTAGTTCTGCCGCTCAACAACCATACGTAATTGAAAATCCGACAGTCCCAATTACAGATCAGAATCCGGTTCGAGTTCAGGCGATCGCCAGTAGTGATATTTTGACGCGACGCACTGCGGAATATTTGCAGCAACACTTTGGAAAATTAACCCAGATTACTGAAAAACAACAACTAGATTTTGACATTGAGGGGCAACGGCAATTTTTACAGATTGTCCCAATGAAAAACAAGCAGGGGTTGGACTGGCTAATCGTCGTGGTTGTTCCAGAACGGGATTTTATGGATCAAATCAATGCCAATACTCGTTCCACAATTGTGCTTTGTGTATGTGCCTTTGCCTTGGCAACTGGATTGGGCTTTCTAACAGCTGGCTGGATTACACAGCCAATTCTGCGATTGGGAAGTACAGCAAGAGCGATCGCCGGAGGAAACTTAGATCAAAAGGTTTCTGTGAACAGTACGACCGAGCTAAACTCTTTGGCAGAGTCTTTTAACCTTATGGCCCATCAGTTGCGCGAATCCTTTTTAGCCCTAGCACGAACCAACGAGGAATTAGAAAGCCGAGTTACGCAACGCACCAGAGAACTTGGAGAGAAAAATGCCCAACTTCAGAGGGAAATTCGCGTTAGCGAAGCTGCCCAAAGGGGTCGCAAAAATGTCGAAGCAGCGCTCAAAACATCCGAAGCAGAACTCCGGTTAATGTTCGCTGCTATGACTGATATGGTAGTAGTTTTTGATGCCGAGGGTCGTTACCAAAAGTATGTGCAAACCAAGTATGTGCTAACCCAATCCTTCGCTTATAAACCTGATATAGATCGCATTGGCAAAAAAGTTGATGAAGTTTTACCAAAAGAAATCGCCAATTTAATAGTCGATGCTATTCAGCAAGCTTTGCATCTCAAAGAAGAACCCAGAAATCCTGACGGAAGTCGCAAGAATGTTTTTGTTGAATACCACTTGTTGAATAAAAATCGAGAAACTTGGTTTTTAGCCAGCGTTTCGCCATTATCCGACAATACAGTACTTTGGGTTGCTCGTGATATCACCAAGCTGAAAAAAACCGAAGCCGCCCTCAAACAAGCCAAAGAAACCGCAGATGCTGCCAACCTCGCCAAAAGCCAGTTTCTCTCCAACATGAGCCATGAACTGCGGACTCCGCTGAACATCATCCTTGGTTTTACCCAACTGCTGCTGCGAAATCGATCGCTCGACTCACAGCAGCAAGAATATCTTGATACGATTAACCGCAGTGGCGAAGACTTACTGACCTTAATCAATGATGTGTTGGAAATGTCCAAAATTGAAGCAGGTCGAGTTATTCTCAGTGAAACAAATTTTGACCTCTACGGCCTTCTGGATCGACTGCAACAGATGTTTGCATTGAAAGCCCGCTCAAGAGGATTACAACTCATTTTGGAGCGATCGCCAGCGATTCCCCAATACATCTGTGCCGATGAAAGTAAATTACGCCAAGTTCTGGTTAATCTATTAGGAAACGCCATTAAGTTTACGCAGATTGGTCAAGTAACCTTGAGGGTAGAAACTCCTAACCAAAACATTACACCAAATGAACCTATCACCCTCAACTTCAGCGTCGAAGATACGGGTTGCGGCATTGCTAACTCTGATTTTAATCGCCTATTTGAGCCATTTGTCCAAACAGAGGCGGGACAAAAAGCTCAAGAAGGCACTGGACTGGGATTACCCATCAGCCAGCGATTTGTGCAGCTTATGGGTGGAGATATCAGGGTAAATAGTACGCTAGGAAAAGGCTCAATTTTTACCTTTGATATCCGAACTCGGACAGTAATTATGGATACCTTGCCCATGTCTGCACCAATTCGGCAAATTATCGGTTTAGAAAAGGGACAACCCAGTTATCGCATTCTGATTGTTGAGGATAAACTAGAAAATCGGCGGCTTCTGGTTGAGTTGTTGACCCCCATTGGCTTTGAGGTGCGGGAGGCAGTAAATGGTCAAGCTGCCATCGACCTTTGGCAAAGTTGGTCGCCTCACCTGATCTGGATGGATCTGCGGATGCCAATTATGAACGGATTTGAGGCAACCAAACAGATTAAAGCAGCGATCGCTCAAGCCCCGGTGATTATCGCCTTGACCGGAAGTGCATTTGAAGAAGACCGCTTAACAGCAATGTCTGTAGGCTTTGATGACTTTGTGCGTAAGCCATTTCGGACAACCGTAATTTTTGAAAAGATGGCTGAATATTTGGGTGTTCGCTATATTTATGCTGATGAACTGGAAAATCAGGAAAAAGCATCTTGGCCTTCTAACGCTTCATCATTCACACCCGATTTATTAACGGTTGCAGATTTAAGCGTAATGCCCAGCGATTGGATCGAGCAACTGCATCAGGCAGCGCTGCGAATAAATGCTAAAGAAGTTCTCATGTTGATTAAGCAAATTCCTGAACAGCACGCTCATCTTATCAAGGCGCTAACCAATCTTGTAGACTGCTTCTGCTTTGAAGAAATTATCGCATTAGGGACTTCCAAAAAAAGTAAATGA
- a CDS encoding NHLP bacteriocin export ABC transporter permease/ATPase subunit: protein MLDQIRSATLPGEYYHFKGNEPIILNDPKTIWIVKSGSLAVFAIPVKEGIAEGSRRYLFTTRTRQAMFGIISDSQPIPYQLLAVSIEETELMKVSRKDFREFIADRNGEAVTLIEGWIEQLGLALSSITPPALPFQEEGVRYFSLSSGQIFQPQRELVSWVQIQRGYAVWMGFEQLLVMPQSGLLPLSADMWFQAEDTTELEILTTSEIEDANTLLRGIFQIQVYFLQSLFLLEQEEKAVELNRFQERQHLNDRVMKETLGELASLLQSPQITASAQVEANDFDQALLIAAGAVGRTLGVTIRPPAKSEDLKRVQDPLQAIARASRLRTRTIALQGQWWKKDCGAMLAYTLEDNYPVALLPVSDTRYEIFDPIGRSRTPVNAKSAIKLALTGYTFYRPLPDKLLTTLDLLKFALQGHYKELLIVLATGMATTLLGMIVPQATAILIDSAIPDANRGLLVQIALALLATAFGSTLFQLAQGFAIMRVETFADASTQAAVWDRLLNLKASFFRQYSTGDLNSRVSAISQIRQKLSSTVLRSIFTSLFAFLNLGLLFYYNGSLALIATLVAFVNITITLVSGIYTLRKVRPLLELQGQLSGVMVQLINGVSKLRVAGAEARAFAFWGKQYSQQIKWMLSTQGIEDALAVINKILPVLTTAILFWFASSLLQQANSQEGSLSTGVFLAFNAAFGTFIGGATSLSSTIIDVLQVVPLWERAQPILESKPEVDSEKTDPGRLSGRVVVDHVIFRYRDDGPLTLDDVSIHAEPGEFIAFVGASGSGKSTLFRLLLGFDVPESGTIYYDGQDLAGLDIHAVRRQLGVVMQNSRLTSASIFENIASGAMITMDEAWEAARMAGFAEDVESMPMGMHTVISEGGTNISGGQRQRLLIARSLVLKPKILLFDEATSALDNRTQAIVSQSLERLKVTRIAIAHRLSTIRNADRIYVFENGRIVQEGSFNQLANQPGLFAQLMARQKL from the coding sequence ATGTTAGATCAAATTCGGAGCGCCACCCTACCGGGAGAGTACTATCACTTCAAAGGCAATGAGCCAATTATTCTCAATGATCCGAAGACGATTTGGATCGTAAAATCGGGTTCCTTGGCGGTGTTTGCGATTCCGGTGAAAGAGGGGATTGCTGAGGGAAGTCGCCGCTATTTATTTACCACCCGAACTAGACAGGCAATGTTTGGCATCATTAGTGATTCTCAGCCGATACCGTATCAACTGCTGGCGGTGTCGATTGAAGAAACGGAACTTATGAAAGTTTCAAGGAAAGATTTTCGGGAATTTATTGCCGATCGCAATGGCGAAGCAGTAACTTTAATCGAGGGATGGATTGAGCAACTAGGATTGGCGCTGTCTTCTATTACTCCACCTGCACTGCCGTTTCAAGAAGAAGGGGTTCGCTACTTCTCACTCAGCAGTGGTCAGATTTTCCAACCACAGCGAGAACTGGTATCCTGGGTACAAATTCAGCGTGGTTACGCGGTTTGGATGGGGTTTGAGCAACTGTTAGTTATGCCTCAATCAGGATTGTTGCCGTTGAGCGCAGATATGTGGTTTCAAGCTGAAGATACAACTGAGCTAGAAATCCTAACTACGTCTGAGATTGAGGATGCTAATACTCTGTTGAGGGGGATTTTCCAAATTCAAGTCTACTTTCTTCAGAGCCTTTTTCTTCTGGAACAGGAGGAAAAAGCGGTAGAATTAAACCGATTTCAAGAACGGCAACACCTCAACGATCGCGTCATGAAGGAGACGCTGGGCGAGTTAGCCTCGTTGCTGCAATCTCCGCAAATTACCGCTTCTGCTCAAGTTGAAGCCAATGATTTTGACCAAGCCTTGCTGATCGCTGCGGGTGCTGTGGGGCGGACTTTGGGTGTAACGATTCGACCACCAGCAAAGTCTGAAGACCTGAAACGAGTTCAAGATCCGCTACAAGCGATCGCTCGGGCTTCTCGTTTGCGAACCCGGACGATCGCTTTACAGGGCCAATGGTGGAAAAAGGATTGCGGTGCGATGCTGGCTTACACGCTAGAAGATAACTATCCGGTGGCGCTGTTACCTGTATCTGATACGCGCTATGAGATTTTTGATCCAATTGGGCGATCGCGCACTCCGGTTAATGCTAAAAGTGCGATTAAACTGGCGCTCACTGGGTATACTTTCTATCGCCCATTACCTGATAAACTCCTCACCACCCTCGATTTACTGAAATTTGCTCTCCAAGGACATTACAAGGAATTGTTGATTGTCTTGGCTACGGGTATGGCGACAACTTTATTAGGGATGATCGTCCCCCAAGCTACCGCCATCTTGATTGACAGTGCGATTCCTGATGCCAATCGCGGTTTATTAGTGCAAATAGCTTTAGCGCTGCTAGCAACTGCATTTGGTAGCACTTTGTTTCAACTTGCTCAAGGCTTTGCAATCATGCGGGTGGAAACCTTTGCTGATGCTTCCACCCAAGCAGCAGTCTGGGATCGGTTATTGAATCTAAAAGCATCATTCTTCCGCCAGTACTCAACTGGAGACTTGAATTCACGAGTAAGCGCCATTAGCCAAATCCGCCAAAAGCTCAGTAGCACTGTTCTGAGAAGTATTTTCACCAGTTTGTTTGCGTTTCTGAATTTAGGACTGCTTTTTTACTACAACGGTTCGCTAGCATTAATTGCTACTCTGGTTGCTTTTGTCAACATTACTATTACTCTGGTTTCGGGAATTTATACTCTACGCAAGGTTCGTCCCTTACTAGAGTTACAAGGACAACTCTCAGGGGTGATGGTACAGTTAATCAACGGCGTTAGCAAATTGCGAGTCGCCGGCGCAGAAGCCCGCGCCTTTGCTTTTTGGGGAAAACAGTATAGTCAGCAAATTAAATGGATGCTGAGTACCCAAGGTATTGAAGATGCTCTAGCTGTAATTAATAAAATCTTGCCTGTATTGACTACAGCAATTCTCTTCTGGTTTGCCAGCAGTTTACTTCAGCAAGCTAATTCCCAAGAAGGTAGTTTATCTACAGGTGTATTTTTAGCATTTAACGCCGCATTTGGCACATTTATCGGTGGAGCTACCAGTCTCAGCAGCACAATTATAGATGTTTTACAAGTAGTGCCTTTGTGGGAACGAGCGCAGCCGATTCTGGAATCTAAACCGGAAGTTGACTCTGAAAAAACCGATCCAGGACGGCTTTCTGGGCGAGTGGTTGTGGATCATGTAATTTTCCGGTATCGAGATGACGGGCCTTTGACATTGGATGATGTTAGCATTCATGCTGAACCCGGCGAATTTATCGCTTTTGTTGGAGCTTCGGGGAGTGGAAAGTCAACGCTGTTCCGGTTATTACTGGGGTTTGATGTCCCGGAATCTGGCACGATTTACTACGACGGACAAGATTTAGCTGGGCTGGATATTCATGCAGTGCGTCGGCAATTAGGGGTTGTGATGCAAAATAGCCGCTTGACATCTGCTTCCATCTTTGAAAATATCGCCAGTGGCGCGATGATTACGATGGATGAAGCGTGGGAAGCCGCGCGGATGGCTGGCTTTGCTGAGGATGTCGAATCGATGCCAATGGGAATGCACACGGTAATTAGTGAAGGTGGAACTAATATCTCTGGAGGGCAACGGCAGCGATTATTGATTGCCCGATCGCTAGTATTAAAACCTAAAATCTTGTTATTTGATGAAGCTACCAGTGCCCTAGATAACCGCACCCAAGCGATCGTCAGTCAAAGTTTAGAGCGTTTGAAGGTAACACGCATTGCGATCGCTCACCGTCTGAGTACCATTCGCAATGCCGATCGCATCTATGTGTTCGAGAATGGTCGCATAGTCCAAGAAGGCAGTTTTAATCAACTAGCCAATCAACCAGGATTGTTTGCCCAACTGATGGCGCGACAGAAGCTTTAA
- a CDS encoding response regulator transcription factor: MKNDKSSPIRLLIVDDQSLIRQGLKAMLEQEPDLQVVGDAENGKVALELVAELQPDVVLMDIRMPEMDGRTATKMITENFPNIKVLVLSTFDDDSYLTGAMRAGAKGYLLKDMPSSELADAIRFGHSGYTQFGPGLFDKLLVTQATSTSQNSTSSKPSEITAREQEVLCLIGVGATNREIAQQLFITEGTVKTHVTSILSRLNLKNRSQLAIYANSVLNQEKKLAGKLPE; encoded by the coding sequence ATGAAAAATGATAAATCCTCTCCTATTCGCCTGTTAATCGTTGACGATCAGAGCCTCATTCGTCAGGGACTGAAAGCAATGCTAGAACAGGAACCTGATTTGCAGGTGGTAGGTGATGCTGAAAATGGTAAAGTTGCTCTAGAGCTTGTTGCAGAACTCCAGCCCGATGTAGTGCTAATGGATATTCGGATGCCCGAAATGGATGGACGAACTGCAACAAAAATGATTACAGAAAACTTTCCTAATATTAAAGTTCTCGTCTTGAGTACATTTGATGATGATTCTTATCTAACAGGGGCGATGCGTGCAGGTGCAAAAGGATATTTGCTTAAAGATATGCCTTCAAGTGAACTCGCAGATGCAATTCGCTTTGGGCATTCTGGCTATACTCAATTTGGCCCGGGGTTATTTGATAAATTATTAGTTACGCAAGCAACTTCAACTAGCCAAAATTCCACTTCATCAAAGCCATCGGAAATTACTGCACGAGAACAAGAGGTTTTATGTTTGATCGGTGTTGGCGCAACGAACCGCGAAATTGCCCAACAACTTTTTATTACAGAAGGAACGGTAAAAACTCATGTGACGAGTATTTTAAGCCGCCTCAATCTCAAAAACCGATCGCAACTGGCAATCTATGCAAATTCTGTTCTCAATCAAGAAAAGAAACTAGCCGGGAAGCTGCCAGAATAA
- a CDS encoding NHLP family bacteriocin export ABC transporter peptidase/permease/ATPase subunit — protein MRQIQSKIGLRFKKIQRLISRPDRRRRTPTLLQMEAVECGAAALGIILGYYDRIVPLAELRQACGVSRDGSKASNILNAARSYGLQAKGFKVDLAGLRKLQCPYIVFWNFNHFLIVEGFAKDKVYLNDPATGPRTVSLPEFDQSFTGVVLVGEPGAEFQPGGQKPSLTLSLWDRLQSSLGALIYCIIAGLLLVIPGLAIPAFSQAFVDNVLIEGRSDWLRPLILGMIFTAILNGFLTLLQLQFLRRMKIKLAVGMSSRFLWHILRLPVSFYDQRFAGEISSRVRLNDSLANLLSGRLATTVISGFTVIFYALVMLQYDVVLTAIGISFVIVNVSVWRWVSRQRVDANLRLMQEQGKVSGVAISGLQSMETLKASGLESEFFSRWAGYYAKAINARQEMDTTNQNLGVLPSFLTSITSMLLLAVGGLRVMDGVLSIGMLIAFQALMQRFLEPVNNLVSLAGELQEMEGNLGRLDDVLRNPIDPAVEQDISGSLTQLPAANVRLQGYVELRNITFGYNRSAPPLIENLSLSLKPGQRVALVGGSGSGKSTVAKLVCGLYEQWAGEILFDGQPRKHIPRSILTNSIALVEQDISLFAGSVRDNLTLWDSTVPFSNLVRACKDAAIQDVVLSMPGGYNADLAEGASNLSGGQRQRLEIARTLVNNPAILVMDEATSALDAEAEKTIDQKLRERGCTCVIVAHRLSTIRDCDEIIVFDRGKVVQRGSHEELQQVEGKYLQLIRSEGEALQEK, from the coding sequence ATGCGGCAAATTCAATCAAAAATTGGGCTTCGATTCAAAAAAATTCAACGGCTCATCAGCCGTCCCGATCGCCGTCGTCGGACTCCCACCCTCTTACAAATGGAGGCAGTGGAATGCGGTGCAGCCGCACTGGGGATTATTTTAGGGTATTACGATCGCATTGTCCCTCTTGCAGAACTCCGTCAAGCTTGTGGTGTTTCACGGGATGGTAGTAAAGCATCTAATATTCTCAATGCGGCTCGCAGCTACGGATTACAGGCGAAAGGCTTTAAGGTCGATTTGGCTGGGTTACGCAAACTGCAATGTCCTTATATTGTCTTTTGGAATTTTAACCATTTTCTGATAGTTGAAGGATTTGCCAAAGACAAAGTTTATCTTAACGATCCTGCCACCGGGCCGCGCACAGTTTCGCTCCCAGAATTCGATCAGTCTTTTACTGGGGTAGTGTTAGTTGGTGAACCAGGTGCAGAATTCCAGCCAGGAGGACAGAAACCAAGCCTGACATTATCCTTATGGGATCGATTGCAGAGTTCTCTGGGAGCGCTGATTTATTGTATCATTGCCGGCTTGCTCTTAGTGATTCCCGGATTAGCCATCCCTGCGTTCTCCCAAGCCTTTGTGGATAATGTCTTGATTGAAGGCAGAAGTGATTGGTTGCGGCCATTAATTTTAGGAATGATTTTCACAGCAATATTGAATGGTTTTCTCACATTGCTTCAGTTGCAATTTCTGCGACGCATGAAAATTAAGCTGGCTGTGGGGATGTCTAGCCGATTTTTGTGGCATATTTTGCGGCTACCAGTGAGTTTTTACGATCAGCGATTTGCCGGAGAAATTAGCAGCCGTGTCCGCCTCAATGATAGCTTGGCGAATCTACTTTCAGGAAGATTAGCGACGACAGTTATTTCCGGCTTCACCGTTATCTTTTATGCTTTAGTGATGCTGCAATATGATGTCGTTTTGACTGCGATCGGCATTTCTTTTGTAATCGTGAATGTCAGCGTCTGGCGATGGGTTTCACGGCAGCGCGTTGATGCCAACTTGCGATTAATGCAAGAACAAGGCAAAGTCAGCGGTGTAGCGATTTCTGGACTGCAAAGTATGGAAACGCTGAAAGCATCCGGGCTAGAGTCAGAATTCTTTTCGCGGTGGGCAGGTTATTACGCTAAAGCCATTAATGCTCGCCAAGAAATGGATACAACTAATCAAAACCTGGGTGTGTTGCCCTCATTTCTCACCTCCATTACATCCATGCTTTTGCTAGCAGTGGGAGGGCTACGGGTAATGGATGGCGTACTCAGTATTGGGATGCTCATTGCCTTTCAAGCCTTGATGCAGAGATTTCTAGAGCCTGTAAATAATCTGGTGAGTTTAGCGGGTGAACTCCAGGAAATGGAAGGCAATTTGGGTCGGTTGGATGACGTGTTACGCAATCCCATCGACCCGGCTGTAGAGCAAGACATAAGTGGATCGCTAACTCAACTACCTGCCGCCAACGTTCGACTTCAGGGTTATGTTGAACTCCGTAACATCACCTTTGGCTATAACCGCTCTGCACCTCCCTTGATTGAAAATCTCAGTCTTTCGCTGAAACCCGGACAACGAGTTGCTTTAGTGGGTGGCAGTGGTTCGGGTAAGTCAACCGTTGCCAAGTTGGTGTGTGGATTATACGAACAGTGGGCGGGAGAGATTCTATTTGATGGTCAACCGAGAAAACACATTCCGCGATCGATTCTCACTAATTCAATTGCCTTAGTTGAGCAAGATATCTCGCTATTTGCAGGTAGTGTGCGCGACAATCTCACCCTTTGGGATTCGACTGTTCCTTTTAGTAACTTGGTTCGCGCTTGTAAAGATGCCGCCATTCAGGATGTAGTACTTTCCATGCCTGGAGGTTACAACGCTGACCTCGCAGAAGGGGCATCTAATTTGAGCGGTGGACAGCGACAACGATTAGAAATTGCCCGCACTTTAGTAAACAATCCGGCAATTTTGGTGATGGATGAAGCCACCAGTGCGCTCGATGCTGAGGCAGAAAAAACGATCGATCAGAAACTTCGGGAGCGCGGCTGTACTTGTGTAATTGTGGCGCATCGGTTAAGCACAATTCGGGATTGTGACGAAATTATTGTCTTCGATCGCGGCAAGGTGGTGCAACGGGGTAGCCATGAGGAATTACAGCAGGTTGAAGGCAAGTATTTGCAATTAATTCGCAGTGAAGGGGAAGCACTCCAAGAGAAGTGA
- a CDS encoding response regulator, producing the protein MELSQSTKGDILIVDDTLDNLRLLSAMLTEQGYEVRSVTNGAMALIGIQAQPPDLILLDITMPGMNGYEVCQHLKSNPQTQEIPVIFISALNEVFDKVKAFSVGGVDFINKPFQIAEVVARIEHQLKLCRLQLQLQEQNRRLQETEAELRRSLDHQKALNQRIEEMVALEERNRIARDIHDSLGHSLVALNVQMETALTLWEKDPNRARSFLLEAKKLGSEALQEVRESVSAIRSDPLHGQLLENAIANLAEEFYHLTDVLPYCKIDLSQPLSDSVNHVVYRIIQEGLTNIYKHANATAVQIRIQTTAAGLSLILQDNGKGFQSDQSVAGYGLQGMRERTATVNAQLEVVSKPGAGCRIVANFPRDEGGG; encoded by the coding sequence ATGGAATTAAGCCAATCAACCAAGGGAGATATTCTCATAGTTGATGACACTCTGGATAATCTTCGTCTCTTATCAGCAATGCTTACCGAGCAAGGATACGAAGTTAGGAGTGTTACTAATGGTGCGATGGCGTTGATTGGCATACAAGCTCAACCTCCAGATTTGATTCTGCTGGATATTACGATGCCCGGAATGAACGGCTATGAAGTGTGTCAGCACCTGAAATCTAATCCTCAAACACAAGAGATTCCCGTCATTTTTATTAGTGCTTTGAATGAGGTATTTGATAAAGTGAAAGCCTTTTCGGTTGGAGGCGTTGATTTTATTAACAAACCTTTTCAGATTGCAGAGGTGGTTGCTCGAATAGAGCATCAACTGAAACTTTGCCGCTTACAACTGCAACTCCAGGAGCAAAATCGCCGCTTGCAAGAGACAGAAGCAGAACTAAGGCGATCGCTCGATCATCAAAAAGCGCTAAATCAACGCATCGAGGAAATGGTGGCGCTAGAAGAACGCAATCGGATTGCGCGTGACATTCATGACTCTCTAGGACATTCCCTCGTAGCGCTAAATGTGCAAATGGAAACAGCACTAACCCTTTGGGAAAAGGATCCCAATCGGGCGCGATCGTTTTTATTAGAAGCGAAAAAATTGGGTTCTGAAGCCTTGCAAGAGGTGCGGGAATCAGTTTCGGCAATTCGCTCCGATCCACTCCACGGACAATTACTCGAAAATGCGATCGCTAACCTTGCAGAAGAATTCTATCACCTCACCGATGTCTTACCATACTGCAAAATTGATTTATCACAACCGCTTTCCGATTCAGTAAATCATGTTGTATATCGGATTATCCAAGAAGGGCTAACCAATATTTATAAACACGCCAATGCCACAGCTGTTCAAATTAGAATTCAAACAACGGCGGCGGGGCTATCGTTGATCCTCCAAGATAATGGTAAAGGCTTTCAATCGGATCAATCTGTAGCAGGATACGGACTTCAGGGAATGCGAGAACGAACAGCTACAGTAAATGCCCAGCTAGAAGTTGTCAGTAAACCTGGCGCTGGTTGTCGGATTGTTGCTAACTTTCCCAGAGATGAGGGAGGGGGGTAG